From the genome of Epinephelus lanceolatus isolate andai-2023 chromosome 23, ASM4190304v1, whole genome shotgun sequence, one region includes:
- the LOC144461816 gene encoding uncharacterized protein LOC144461816 produces MGVRVQRRAVRESLIRVNPAGAAHRALSHRLHQRTYSVAGPNSLWHIDGNHKLIRIQIIAFCLIFKWRMVIHGGICGFSRLVVFLQASDNNRSSTVFDQFVQATARYGVPSRIRCDYRGENNAVCLFMNIYRGSERESAIRGRSVHNQQIERLWGDLWRGMTNVYHQLFSFLENDGIIDCTNELHLWALHYVYLPRINRDLEVFREQWNNHGLRTVGHRTPCQIFVQGCLQRQTQPLTAMAEIFGSDTAQEGAVAALPALNWQDVVTVPANQFSPSHAQMQQLQGVDTLAGPIGSLATDTLQSVIDILEQ; encoded by the exons ATGGGTGTTCGAGTGCAGAGAAGGGCAGTGAGAGAGAGTTTGATTCGAGTGAATCCAGCTGGAGCCGCACACAGAGCATTGTCTCACCGACTGCACCAGAGAACCTACAGTGTTGCAGGTCCCAACTCGCTGTGGCACATTGATGGGAACCACAAGCTCATCAG AATACAAAtaatagctttttgtttaatttttaagtGGAGGATGGTGATCCATGGTGGAATCTGTGGCTTCAGCAGACTGGTTGTGTTTTTGCAGGCTTCAGACAATAACAGAAGTAGCACAGTGTTTGATCAGTTTGTTCAGGCCACTGCTAGGTATGGGGTACCGTCTCGAATAAGGTGTGACTACAGGGGTGAAAACAATGCTGTTTGCTTGTTCATGAACATTTACCGTGGATCAGAAAGGGAAAGTGCCATACGGGGCAGAAGTGTCCATAACCAGCAGATTGAGAGGCTTTGGGGAGATCTTTGGCGGGGTATGACTAATGTGTACCACCAGCTTTTCTCCTTCCTTGAAAATGATGGAATCATTGACTGTACGAATGAGCTGCACTTGTGGGCACTGCATTATGTTTACCTGCCACGGATTAACCGGGACCTGGAGGTTTTCAGGGAACAATGGAACAACCATGGCTTGCGCACTGTTGGCCACCGCACACCATGCCAGATATTTGTCCAAGGATGTCTTCAGAGGCAAACACAACCACTCACAGCCATGGCTGAGATTTTTGGATCCGACACTGCTCAAGAAGGTGCAGTTGCTGCTCTTCCTGCTCTGAATTGGCAAGACGTAGTAACAGTCCCTGCTAACCAATTCAGTCCAAGCCATGCACAGATGCAACAACTCCAGGGTGTAGACACTCTGGCAGGACCTATTGGTAGTCTGGCTACAGATACACTCCAAAGTGTAATTGACATTTTGGAACAGTAA